A stretch of the Aegilops tauschii subsp. strangulata cultivar AL8/78 chromosome 4, Aet v6.0, whole genome shotgun sequence genome encodes the following:
- the LOC109741470 gene encoding callose synthase 3 isoform X1 yields the protein MTSLSRTLSRAGPMQPPGPRRILRTQTAVNLGEPIFDSEVVPSSLVEIAPILRVANEVEAANPRVAYLCRFYAFEKAHRLDPTSSGRGVRQFKTALLQRLERENVPTLTGRAQKSDAREIQTFYRHYYKKYIQALQNASDQGDRSQLTKAYQTANVLFEVLKAVTQQHAVEVDDEILETADKVKEKTKIYIPFNILPLDPDSGNQAVMKFPEIQAAASALRNTRGLPLPKNYESKVNEDLLDWLQAMFGFQTDNVSNQREHLILLLANIHIRKHPKTDEHSKLEDNALDEVMKKLFKNYKKWCKYHGRKSSLWLPTIQQEVQQRKLLYIGLYLLIWGEAANLRFLPECLCYIYHHMAFEMYGMLAGNVSAMTGEYVKPAYGGDKEAFLKKIVTPIYCTIAQEAERSKIEKGNHSQWRNYDDLNEFFWSADCFRLGWPMRADADFFCQPLKPVDERNEGTIKADKQKGKVNFVELRSFWHIFRSFDRMWSFFILALQIMIILAWSEGGSLGNIFDPLVFKEILSIFITSSILNLGKATLDIIFNWRARRTMEFMVKLRYVLKFILAAMWVVLLSVTYAYTWEKPTGIIRTIKNWFGNGPDQPSLFIIAVVVYLLPDMLAAVLFALPLLRRKLEGSDYKLMRLIMWWSQTRLFVGRGMHESAFSLFMYTMFWVALLLTKFVFSYYVEIKPLVEPTKDIMKFPINHFRWHEFFPRAKGNIGVVISLWAPVILVYFMDTQIWYTIFSTLVGGVYGAFQRLGEIRTLGMLRSRFDSIPLAVNDCLVPVETSDARRKKGLRSNFKNRFKEMTHEDKEKVAARFAQMWNEIVSSFREEDLIDNREKELLLVPYVADQGLRVTQWPPFLLASMVLLCFYFVYFISNLWEATLIPFYLYANGQVPIAVDMAKDSNGKDRDLKKRIENDYYFSCAIKECYASCKNIINDLVHGEQEKRVINTIFTEVEKCIAEDKVITDLNMQSLPDLYNKFVELVEFLKKNDEKDRVAVIKIFQDMLEVVTRDIMEDQLPSILESSHGGSYQRPEGMTAWDNEYQLFQPSGAIKFPLEVSTEAWKEKVNRLELLLTVKESAMDVPSNLEARRRLTFFTNSLFMDMPDAPKVRNTISFSALTPYYNEHVLFSIKDLEEENEDGVSTLFYLQKIYPDEWKNFQERIEEELKDNEELKEEALRQWASYRGQTLTRTVRGMMYYRKALVLEAFLDMAKHEDLMEGYKAAGSISDEEWKSLIAQCEALADMKFAYVVSCQQYGNDKRSALSNAQDILQLMRTYPSLRVAYIDVVEDRVGEKQIETAYYSTLVKVALNKDSESAGPVQNLDQVIYRIKLPGPAILGEGKPENQNHAIIFTRGEGLQTIDMNQDNYMEEALKMRNLLQEFLTEDGIRQPSILGVREHIFTGSVSSLAWFMSNQEHSFVTIGQRLLANPLKVRFHYGHPDVFDRLFHLTRGGVSKASRSINLSEDIFAGFNSTLRGGNVTHHEYVQVGKGRDVGLNQISKFEAKVANGNGEQTLSRDIYRLGHRFDFFRMLSCYFTTVGFYFSTLLTVFTVYVFLYGRLYLALSGLEEGLATQRKFSHNHALQVALASQSLVQLGFLMALPMMMEIGLEKGFGKALSEFIMMNLQLASVFFTFSLGTKTHYYGRMLLHGGAQYRSTGRGFVVFHAKFAENYRLYSRSHFVKGIELMTLLIVYQLFGQTSHSTIAYIFVTSSMWFLVLTWLFAPFLFNPSGFEWAKILDDWSDWNKWISNRGGIGVSPEKSWESWWEIEQEHLKHTGTLGIIFEIILSLRFFIYQYGLVYQLTITNNNKSIVVYLISWLVILVMLVILKIISVGRRRFGANFQLFFRLIKFMIFVSFFAILVVLIVLLHMTIKDILVCFLAFLPTGWGILLIAQACRPLFRVTGLWGSVRALARAYEVIMGMLLFTPITVLSWFPFVSEFQTRMLFNQAFSRGLQISRILGGQKKERAASTKD from the exons ATGACGTCCCTGTCGCGGACGCTCTCCCGGGCCGGCCCGATGCAGCCGCCGGGGCCTCGCCGGATTCTGAGGACGCAGACCGCCGTCAACCTCGGCGAGCCCATCTTCGACAGTGAGGTGGTGCCGTCGTCGCTCGTGGAGATCGCGCCCATCCTCCGTGTCGCCAACGAGGTCGAGGCGGCCAACCCCCGCGTCGCCTACCTCT GTCGATTCTATGCATTCGAAAAGGCTCACAGATTGGATCCAACTTCAAGCGGTCGAGGTGTCCGACAATTCAAGACCGCTCTTCTACAACGGCTCGAAAGG GAGAATGTGCCCACCTTGACCGGAAGGGCCCAGAAGAGTGATGCACGGGAAATACAGACCTTCTATCGACACTACTACAAAAAATATATTCAGGCACTGCAAAATGCTTCTGACCAAGGGGATCG TTCCCAACTTACCAAAGCATACCAGACCGCCAATGTTCTGTTTGAGGTTTTAAAAGCAGTCACTCAACAACATGCTGTTGAAGTTGACGATGAG ATCTTGGAAACTGCTGATAAGGTTAAAGAGAAGACAAAAATCTATATCCCTTTTAACATTCTGCCTCTTGATCCTGACAGTGGCAACCAGGCAGTCATGAAATTTCCAGAG ATACAAGCTGCTGCTTCTGCTCTTCGCAATACTAGAGGCCTTCCACTACCCAAAAATTATGAGAGTAAGGTTAACGAGGACCTCTTGGATTGGCTACAAGCTATGTTTGGCTTTCAG ACAGACAATGTTTCTAATCAGAGGGAGCATTTGATTTTACTTCTTGCTAACATACATATACGGAAACATCCAAAGACCGATGAACACTCAAAG TTGGAGGACAATGCGCTTGATGAAGTGATGAAAAAGTTATTTAAGAACTACAAGAAGTGGTGCAAATATCATGGTCGCAAGAGTAGCCTTTG GTTGCCAACAATTCAGCAAGAGGTGCAACAACGGAAATTACTCTATATTGGTCTATACCTTCTTATCTGGGGGGAAGCTGCAAATTTGCGATTTTTGCCAGAATGTCTTTGCTACATATATCATCAT ATGGCATTTGAAATGTATGGTATGCTAGCTGGAAATGTGAGTGCCATGACAGGTGAATATGTGAAGCCAGCCTATGGCGGTGATAAAGAAGCCTTTCTAAAAAAGATTGTCACTCCAATTTACTGTACCATTGCGCAG GAAGCTGAAAGGAGCAAAATAGAAAAAGGGAATCATTCTCAGTGGAGAAACTACGATGATCTTAACGAATTTTTTTG GTCTGCTGACTGCTTTCGGCTAGGTTGGCCTATGCGAGCTGATGCTGATTTCTTTTGTCAACCTTTAAAGCCAGTTGATGAAAGAAATGAA GGCACAATAAAAGCTGACAAGCAGAAAGGGAAGGTCAATTTTGTGGAGCTGCGCTCGTTTTGGCACATATTCAGGAGTTTCGATAGAATGTGGAGCTTCTTTATTCTAGCTCTTCAG ATTATGATTATTCTTGCTTGGAGTGAAGGAGGGTCATTAGGTAATATTTTTGATCCTCTGGTTTTCAAGGAGATCTTGAGCATCTTTATCACTTCTTCTATACTAAATCTTGGAAAAG CTACACTTGACATAATCTTTAATTGGAGGGCCAGGAGAACGATGGAATTTATGGTCAAACTGAGATATGTCCTGAAGTTCATATTGGCAGCTATGTGGGTTGTACTTCTGTCAGTTACATATGCATACACCTGGGAGAAACCGACAGGAATTATTAGGACCATCAAAAACTGGTTCGGAAATGGTCCAGATCAACCATCACTCTTCATCATTGCAGTAGTCGTATACTTGTTGCCCGATATGCTAGCTGCTGTACTTTTCGCTCTTCCATTACTACGCCGGAAACTTGAAGGTTCAGATTATAAACTCATGAGATTGATCATGTGGTGGTCTCAG ACTCGCCTGTTTGTTGGTAGGGGAATGCATGAAAGCGCCTTTTCACTTTTCAT GTACACCATGTTTTGGGTTGCTCTTCTTTTGACAAAGTTCGTATTTAGCTACTATGTCGAG ATCAAGCCTCTTGTTGAACCCACCAAGGATATCATGAAATTCCCTATAAATCATTTCCGGTGGCATGAGTTTTTTCCAAGAG CGAAGGGCAACATTGGCGTTGTAATTTCACTTTGGGCCCCAGTCATTTTG GTGTATTTCATGGACACACAAATTTGGTATACAATCTTCTCCACTCTAGTTGGTGGAGTTTATGGTGCTTTCCAACGACTTGGCGAG ATCCGCACACTTGGAATGCTGCGGTCTCGCTTTGATTCAATACCTTTAGCCGTTAATGATTGTCTAGTTCCGGTTGAAACATCTGATGCAAGGCGGAAGAAAGGTCTAAGGTCTAATTTCAAGAATCGTTTCAAGGAG ATGACGCATGAAGACAAGGAGAAGGTAGCTGCAAGATTTGCACAGATGTGGAATGAAATTGTCTCTAGCTTCCGTGAGGAAGACCTTATAGATAACAG GGAGAAGGAGCTGCTACTTGTTCCATATGTGGCTGATCAGGGTCTTCGTGTTACGCAGTGGCCTCCATTTTTGCTTGCCAGCATGGTTCTTCTCTGCTTTTACTttgtttattttatttctaatttaTGGGAAGCCACCCTCATCCCCTTCTATTTATATGCAAATGGACAGGTCCCCATAGCCGTTGACATGGCGAAGGATAGCAATGGTAAAGACCGTGACTTGAAAAAGAGGATTGAAAACGATTATTATTTTTCTTGTGCAATTAAAGAATGTTATGCATCATGTAAAAACATCATCAATGATCTTGTACATGGTGAACAAGAGAAAAG GGTCATAAATACTATATTTACTGAAGTTGAAAAGTGTATTGCTGAGGACAAAGTTATTACAGATTTGAATATGCAATCCCTGCCAGATCTCTACAATAAGTTTGTTGAATTGGTAGAATTCTTG AAAAAGAATGATGAGAAAGACAGGGTCGCTGTGATAAAGATATTTCAAGATATGCTGGAGGTTGTAACGAGAGATATAATGGAAGACCAACTTCCTAG TATTTTGGAGTCAAGTCATGGGGGTTCATATCAAAGGCCAGAGGGCATGACAGCATGGGATAATGAATATCAGTTATTTCAACCATCTGGAGCTATCAAGTTTCCACTAGAAGTCAGCACAGAGGCTTGGAAAGAAAAG GTGAATAGGCTGGAACTACTGCTCACGGTGAAAGAGTCTGCTATGGACGTTCCTTCAAATCTTGAGGCCAGAAGGCGTCTTACCTTTTTCACTAACTCTTTGTTTATGGATATGCCTGATGCTCCTAAAGTCCGAAACACAATTTCATTTTC TGCATTGACTCCTTATTACAATGAGCATGTTCTTTTCTCCATAAAAGATCTTGAAGAGGAAAATGAAGATGGAGTTTCCACTCTGTTCTACCTACAGAAAATTTACCCAG ATGAATGGAAGAACTTCCAGGAAAGGATTGAGGAAGAACTAAAAGATAATGAAGAACTGAAGGAAGAAGCGCTTCGTCAATGGGCTTCATACAGAGGCCAAACGCTAACTCGAACAG TTAGAGGCATGATGTACTACCGAAAAGCTTTGGTTCTTGAAGCATTTCTAGATATGGCCAAACATGAAG ATCTCATGGAAGGGTATAAAGCAGCTGGGTCAATATCGGATGAAGAGTGGAAGTCCTTGATTGCTCAGTGTGAAGCATTGGCTGATATGAAGTTCGCCTATGTGGTATCATGCCAACAATATGGAAATGACAAGCGTTCCGCTCTTTCAAATGCCCAAGACATATTACAGCTAATGAGAAC GTACCCTTCTCTGCGTGTAGCATATATTGATGTGGTGGAAGATAGAGTAGGAGAGAAGCAAATTGAGACAGCTTATTACTCTACATTGGTAAAGGTTGCTCTAAATAAGGACTCTGAATCCGCAGGTCCAGTACAAAATCTTGATCAG GTTATCTACCGGATAAAACTTCCAGGCCCTGCAATATTGGGAGAAGGAAAACCCGAAAATCAAAACCATGCAATAATTTTCACCCGTGGTGAAGGCCTGCAAACAATAGACATGAACCAG GATAACTATATGGAAGAAGCACTTAAAATGAGAAACTTGCTTCAAGAGTTCCTTACAGAAGATGGAATCCGGCAGCCATCTATACTTGGAGTTAGGGAGCACATTTTTACTGGCAG TGTCTCCTCCCTTGCATGGTTTATGTCAAATCAGGAGCACAGTTTTGTGACTATTGGACAACGGCTGCTTGCAAACCCTCTGAA GGTCCGATTCCACTATGGCCACCCGGATGTATTTGATAGGCTTTTCCATCTAACGAGGGGTGGTGTCAGTAAGGCATCAAGGAGTATCAACTTAAGTGAAGATATTTTTGCAG GGTTTAACTCAACTCTTCGTGGCGGCAATGTAACACATCATGAATATGTGCAAGTCGGCAAGGGACGAGATGTAGGACTAAATCAGATCTCCAAGTTTGAGGCTAAGGTGGCAAATGGAAATGGCGAGCAGACCCTTAGCCGTGATATCTACCGGCTTGGGCACCGGTTCGATTTCTTCAGAATGCTTTCATGCTACTTCACCACCGTGGGATTTTATTTCAGTACACTG TTGACAGTCTTCACAGTTTATGTGTTTTTGTACGGGCGCCTTTATCTTGCTCTCAGTGGACTTGAAGAAGGGCTTGCAACACAACGGAAATTCAGCCATAATCATGCTCTTCAGGTTGCTCTTGCCTCGCAGTCTCTTGTTCAGCTTGGTTTTCTGATGGCCCTGCCCATGATGATGGAAATTGGCCTTGAAAAAGGATTTGGCAAGGCACTAAGTGAATTTATAATGATGAACTTGCAACTGGCATCCGTGTTCTTTACATTTTCACTTGGTACCAAGACTCACTATTATGGACGTATGTTGCTTCATGGAGGTGCTCAATACAGAAGTACCGGAAGGGGCTTTGTTGTCTTTCATGCAAAGTTTGCAGAAAACTACAGGCTATATTCTCGCAGCCACTTTGTTAAAGGCATCGAGTTGATGACTCTGCTCATCGTTTATCAACTATTTGGTCAAACCTCCCACTCAACCATCGCATATATCTTTGTTACGTCCTCCATGTGGTTCCtagtgttgacatggctctttgCACCATTTCTATTCAACCCCTCGGGGTTTGAGTGGGCGAAAATTTTGGACGATTGGTCGGATTGGAACAAGTGGATCAGCAATCGTGGTGGGATTGGTGTGTCTCCAGAAAAGAGCTGGGAATCCTGGTGGGAGATAGAGCAGGAGCATCTGAAGCATACAGGAACACTCGGAATCATCTTTGAGATAATTTTGTCCCTTCGGTTTTTCATATATCAGTATGGCCTTGTGTACCAGTTAACTATCACAAACAACAACAAAAGTATCGTG GTTTACTTAATTTCATGGCTCGTAATTTTGGTGATGCTGGTTATTTTGAAG ATCATATCTGTCGGAAGGCGGAGGTTCGGCGCGAACTTTCAGCTGTTCTTCCGTCTGATCAAGTTCATGATATTCGTTTCGTTCTTCGCTATTTTGGTTGTGCTGATAGTTCTGCTTCACATGACTATTAAAGACATACTTGTATGCTTCCTGGCATTCTTGCCCACCGGATGGGGAATACTACTG ATTGCACAAGCTTGCAGGCCTCTTTTCCGGGTCACGGGGCTATGGGGATCTGTCCGAGCCCTTGCGCGGGCGTACGAGGTTATCATGGGGATGCTTCTGTTCACACCAATTACTGTCCTGTCATGGTTCCCCTTCGTCTCCGAGTTCCAGACGCGGATGCTGTTCAACCAGGCATTCAGTAGAGGACTGCAGATTTCCCGGATTCTTGGCGGTCAGAAGAAGGAGAGGGCCGCTAGCACCAAAGACTAA